One stretch of Nomascus leucogenys isolate Asia chromosome 7b, Asia_NLE_v1, whole genome shotgun sequence DNA includes these proteins:
- the MAB21L2 gene encoding protein mab-21-like 2, with amino-acid sequence MIAAQAKLVYQLNKYYTERCQARKAAIAKTIREVCKVVSDVLKEVEVQEPRFISSLSEIDARYEGLEVISPTEFEVVLYLNQMGVFNFVDDGSLPGCAVLKLSDGRKRSMSLWVEFITASGYLSARKIRSRFQTLVAQAVDKCSYRDVVKMIADTSEVKLRIRERYVVQITPAFKCTGIWPRSAAQWPMPHIPWPGPNRVAEVKAEGFNLLSKECYSLTGKQSSAESDAWVLQFGEAENRLLMGGCRNKCLSVLKTLRDRHLELPGQPLNNYHMKTLLLYECEKHPRETDWDESCLGDRLNGILLQLISCLQCRRCPHYFLPNLDLFQGKPHSALESAAKQTWRLAREILTNPKSLDKL; translated from the coding sequence ATGATCGCCGCTCAGGCCAAGCTGGTTTACCAGCTCAATAAATACTACACTGAGCGCTGTCAGGCGCGCAAGGCGGCCATCGCCAAAACCATCCGAGAGGTCTGTAAGGTGGTCTCGGACGTGCTCAAGGAAGTGGAGGTGCAGGAGCCTCGCTTCATCAGCTCCTTGAGCGAGATCGATGCCCGCTACGAGGGGCTTGAGGTCATTTCGCCCACCGAATTTGAGGTGGTGCTCTACCTAAACCAGATGGGCGTCTTCAACTTCGTGGACGACGGCTCGCTGCCCGGCTGCGCAGTGCTCAAACTGAGCGATGGGCGGAAGCGGAGCATGTCTCTCTGGGTCGAGTTCATCACGGCGTCCGGCTATCTCTCAGCGCGTAAGATCCGCTCGCGTTTCCAGACGCTGGTGGCCCAGGCGGTGGACAAGTGCAGCTATCGGGATGTGGTCAAGATGATCGCGGACACCAGCGAGGTCAAGTTGCGCATCAGGGAGCGCTATGTGGTGCAAATCACTCCGGCGTTCAAGTGCACTGGGATCTGGCCTCGAAGCGCGGCACAGTGGCCTATGCCCCACATCCCCTGGCCCGGCCCCAATCGGGTGGCCGAGGTCAAGGCCGAAGGGTTCAACTTGCTCTCGAAGGAGTGCTACTCACTGACCGGCAAGCAGAGCTCGGCAGAGAGCGACGCCTGGGTGCTACAGTTCGGGGAGGCAGAGAACCGCCTGCTGATGGGCGGCTGCCGAAACAAGTGCCTCTCAGTGCTGAAGACTCTGCGGGACCGCCACCTGGAGCTACCCGGGCAGCCGCTCAACAACTACCACATGAAGACGCTGCTGCTGTACGAGTGCGAGAAACACCCACGAGAAACGGACTGGGACGAGTCGTGCCTGGGCGACCGGCTCAACGGCATCCTGCTGCAGCTCATCTCCTGCCTGCAGTGCCGCCGCTGCCCTCACTACTTTCTGCCCAACCTCGACCTCTTTCAGGGCAAGCCCCATTCGGCCCTGGAGAGCGCTGCCAAGCAGACCTGGAGGTTGGCCAGGGAAATTCTCACCAATCCCAAAAGCCTGGACAAACTATAG